TTACCCGGGCCGGCTGATCGAGGCGGCCGGCTTGAAGGGCGCACGGGTGGGCGGCGCCGTCGTCTCCACGATCCACGCCAATTTCTTCGTCAATGAGGGCGGCGCCACGGCGCGGGACATGCTGGCGCTGGTGGCCCTGGTCAAGCGGACGGTGCGGGAGCGCTTCGGCGTGGAGCTGGAGGAGGAGTTCCGCCATGTCCGTTGAACGTGGTCCCCGCCGGGGATGGCGGCGCGCCCTGCGCCTCCTCGTCCTGTCGCTGCTGCCGCTGCTGCTGCTGGCACTGCTGGCGGGATCGATCCTCTGGGTGCGCCGGGGCGAGACCTTCCAGCTGCGCGCCCACGTCATCCGTGGCGCCTGCCTGGCGGACAGCGCGCGCCTGGCGGAGGTCCTCGACGGACGCCGGGGCACGCCCCTGGTCCAGCTGGACCTGGATCTGCTCAAGGCGGAGCTGGCGGGGGACCCCTGGATCACGGGGCTGCGCGTGGTCAAGCGCTGGCCGGACGCCGTGGAGGTGGAGGTGTCCGAGGACGAGGCGCTGGCCTGGGCCATCCGCGACGGCCGGGTGCGGATCCTGAGCACCGGCGGGCGCCTGCTGCCCCTGCCTCGCTCCGGCGTGGCCCTGGACCTGCCCGTGCTGGCCGTCCCCGCCGACGAATGGCTGGCGGCGGCCGCCGGACTGGTGGAGCTGAAGCATGCCTTCCCCGCCCTCTATGCCCAGGTTGCCCGCCTGGAGTGGGGCCAGCACCCGGTCCTGCGGCTGGAGAAGGCCCCGCCGCGCGTCATGTTGAACGCCGGGCAATGGCGGCACGGTCTCTCGTTGCTGAGCATCGTCGCCGCCACGCGCCCGGACCTGCTCCAGCGCGATGGCGAGCTGGATCTGCGCTTCGTCAATCAGGTGGTATGGAGGAAGGGCCATGTCTGAGCCCGTCGTCGCGGCGCTGGACCTTGGCTCCTCCAAGGTCGTGGCCCTCATCGCCCAGGTGGACAGGAGCGGCATGCTGAACGTGGCCGGCATCGGCTTCGCCCCCAGCCGCGGCGTCCGCCAGGGCCTCATCGTCGACCTGGACGCGGCGCGGGACACGGTCCTGCAGGTGGTGCGGCACGCCGAGAACATGGCCCGCCTCAAGATGCCGCCCCCCGCCGTGGCCATCTCCGGCGCGCACATCAGCTGCATGAACAGCTCGGGCAACATCGCCCTGGCCGGGCAGCCGGGGCGCGGCCGCGTGGTGAGCGAGATCGAGGTGGAGGGCGTGATGGCCAACTCGCAGTCCGTCCAGCTCTCCATCGACAAGAACCTGCTCCACGCCATTCCCCAGCGCTTCCACCTGGACGGCCAGCCGCTGGTCGACCCATTGGGCCGGGAGGGTTGCCGCCTGGGCGTCGACACTCACCTCGTGCTGGCCGGCGTGACCAACCGCGGCAACCT
The window above is part of the bacterium genome. Proteins encoded here:
- a CDS encoding UDP-N-acetylenolpyruvoylglucosamine reductase, yielding CLKADEPKAIRARMGTMAHTRRDTQPLRESSCGSVFKRPTGDYPGRLIEAAGLKGARVGGAVVSTIHANFFVNEGGATARDMLALVALVKRTVRERFGVELEEEFRHVR
- a CDS encoding FtsQ-type POTRA domain-containing protein; amino-acid sequence: MSVERGPRRGWRRALRLLVLSLLPLLLLALLAGSILWVRRGETFQLRAHVIRGACLADSARLAEVLDGRRGTPLVQLDLDLLKAELAGDPWITGLRVVKRWPDAVEVEVSEDEALAWAIRDGRVRILSTGGRLLPLPRSGVALDLPVLAVPADEWLAAAAGLVELKHAFPALYAQVARLEWGQHPVLRLEKAPPRVMLNAGQWRHGLSLLSIVAATRPDLLQRDGELDLRFVNQVVWRKGHV